GCTTGCAAAGGCTGTATGAACAGTAAAAGGTTTGGCAAGTATATGGACTTCCCCCGAATTTAAGGACACTAAGTTAGGTTAGGCTACCATAGATTCGAGCTCATAAGATACTGGAGAAAGATACCCCAGTGTTGAGTGACGTCTCTTTCGATTATAGAATATTTCAATATAATTAAAAATA
Above is a window of Deltaproteobacteria bacterium DNA encoding:
- a CDS encoding IS3 family transposase, whose translation is IFNYIEIFYNRKRRHSTLGYLSPVSYELESMVA